TGAAAACATTGAGGTGTCTGTATAGAAATCAATACTTCTCTATCCACAGTTCCTATAGAAAATCCATCCTCATTTATTTGCTTAATAGTATCTTTAACCTTAACCCCTGGTGCTGCTGCTCTGTATTTTTTAGCATATTTTATACCTTCTGATATTATATTTTCAGACACAAAAGGTCTTGCTCCATCATGAATAAGGACAATATTACATTGCTCTATTCCTCTCAAGCCATTTAGTACTGAATCAGCTCTTTCTTTTCCACCTTCAATAATTCCTCTTACTTTTTTAAAATTATATTTTTCAATTAATTTATTAAACTTATCAATCTCTTCTTTTGATGAAACTATATAAATACCATTAATTTCACAGTGATTTTCGAAAGTTCTAATATTTCTTACAATTATAGGCTCATCTCTTAATTCTAAAAACTGTTTGTTATATCCAAGCTTCATTCGGCTTCCTTTTCCAGCTCCTAAAATTATAGCTATATTCTTATTCATAATTTTCTCCTTAACTCTTACGTGTTGCAAATATCATTCTACCGGCTGATGTCTGAAGAACTGATGTAACAGATGCATCAATAAACTCCCCTATGTACCTTTTTCCATTTTCTACAACTATCATAGTACCATCATCTAAATATCCAATTCCTTGGTTA
Above is a genomic segment from Clostridium bornimense containing:
- the ispD gene encoding 2-C-methyl-D-erythritol 4-phosphate cytidylyltransferase, giving the protein MNKNIAIILGAGKGSRMKLGYNKQFLELRDEPIIVRNIRTFENHCEINGIYIVSSKEEIDKFNKLIEKYNFKKVRGIIEGGKERADSVLNGLRGIEQCNIVLIHDGARPFVSENIISEGIKYAKKYRAAAPGVKVKDTIKQINEDGFSIGTVDREVLISIQTPQCFQYEDILKAHEFAKKNDIILTDDTSAIETLGIHSYIYSGDYNNIKITTAEDIAIAEKILEN